From Candidatus Saccharibacteria bacterium, the proteins below share one genomic window:
- the murD gene encoding UDP-N-acetylmuramoyl-L-alanine--D-glutamate ligase (UDP-N-acetylmuramoylalanine--D-glutamate ligase; involved in peptidoglycan biosynthesis; cytoplasmic; catalyzes the addition of glutamate to the nucleotide precursor UDP-N-acetylmuramoyl-L-alanine during cell wall formation) — translation MNQSPDIAVCLLLGLDQQDWHRDKNEYYLAKANIFKYQSIQDLAVYKADDQNSTSLATVSLAQKR, via the coding sequence TTGAATCAAAGTCCAGATATAGCAGTTTGTTTGCTGCTGGGACTAGATCAACAGGATTGGCATAGAGACAAAAATGAGTATTATCTGGCAAAAGCAAATATCTTCAAGTACCAATCTATCCAAGATCTAGCAGTTTATAAGGCTGATGACCAGAATTCTACTAGTCTAGCAACTGTGAGCTTAGCCCAAAAACGA
- a CDS encoding aspartate/glutamate racemase family protein, whose translation MKKIGIFDSGVGGRKVEIALKSSFTSIETILLTDKDNLPYGSKTRYELYQLIEPFIKQFELAKVDLILIACNTITTNIIDQIRQLTPLPIVGFEPAIKQAALLSKTRSITVCATKGTLSSTRYAWLVNTYGRDLKIYQPDCTNWAHLIESSSLSDQELKTIVDQSLDRNSDIILLGCTHYHWIEYRLNELAAGRINVIQPTEAVFRQIQQLLQI comes from the coding sequence ATGAAAAAGATTGGGATATTTGATAGTGGGGTAGGTGGTCGAAAAGTAGAGATAGCGCTCAAAAGTAGCTTCACGAGTATCGAAACAATTCTTTTGACCGATAAGGACAATCTACCATATGGCTCAAAAACTAGATACGAACTCTACCAGCTAATCGAGCCTTTTATCAAGCAATTCGAACTTGCTAAAGTAGATCTGATACTTATTGCCTGCAATACAATTACTACCAATATCATTGATCAGATTCGCCAATTAACACCCTTACCCATTGTTGGCTTCGAACCAGCAATCAAACAAGCAGCATTGTTATCCAAAACTAGGTCAATAACAGTCTGTGCCACTAAGGGAACATTAAGTAGCACTAGATATGCCTGGCTGGTCAATACTTATGGCCGGGATCTAAAAATCTATCAGCCTGATTGCACTAATTGGGCTCATCTAATCGAATCTTCAAGCTTATCCGACCAGGAGCTAAAAACAATTGTTGATCAATCACTAGACAGGAATTCAGATATAATCTTACTCGGCTGTACACACTACCACTGGATAGAATATAGGCTTAACGAGCTTGCAGCCGGTAGAATCAATGTAATTCAGCCGACCGAGGCTGTCTTTAGGCAGATTCAGCAGCTTCTACAGATTTGA